A window of Halovivax gelatinilyticus genomic DNA:
TGCTGCAGGGACGAACCCACCGGAGGGGGAGAGGTCCGGGGCGACGCCGATCGCGACGTACACGACGAGTACGTACAGAGCGGTGGTCGCAAGCAGCGATCCGATCATCGCCCTCGGGATCGTCCGTCCCGGATCTTTCACCTCCTCGGCGACGGCGGCGATCTTGATGACGCCCGCGTAGGAGACGAACACGAGACCGGTCGCGGCGAGGATCCCCTCGGAGGCGAGGTCGAAGGAACCGGCCGTCTGAGACGGTGTGACGTCGGGGAGCCCCGCGACGACGAAGTACGCCATCGCGAGCACCATGATACCCACGATCCCGAACTGCAGTTTCCCGGTACTTTTCGTGCTGAGTACGTTGAGAGCCGTAAATAGTAGCGCAAGCCCGAGCGCAATCGGCAAGATGTACTCGGCCAGGCCGGGAGCGACGTAAACGAGGTAGGGGACGCCACCGATCAACGCGAGCGCACCCTTGAACGAGAGCATGAACCAGTTGCCGATGCCGGCGATGGTACCGAGCAGTGGTCCCATCCCTCGCTCGACGTAGACGTACGACCCACCGTCCTCTGGCATCGCGGTCGCCATCTCAGAGGCCGACAGTGCAGCTGGTAGAACTAGCAATCCAGCGATCAGGTAGGCGGCGACGACTGCGGACCCGGCGGTCGCGTAGGCGATGCCTGGAAGGATAAAGATTCCTGACCCGACCATCGCGCCGATAGCGATGGCCGTCGTAGCCGGGAGTCCGAGGTCTCGTTGGAGGTCAGCTGCCATCGTCAGTCACCACTCATGGAAAGTTCGCCGAGACTGTCGCTCCCCGGATGCGACCGGACGGGGAATAGGGAACGTTGGTCGAAACTGCGCTGAAACAGATTCGGCCAGTGATTGGTATCTGCTGAGCCGTTCGGTTCATGCAACCGTTCGGATCGAATCGTTTGCGAGTCGGTTCGACAATCCGCCGTGGCGTACATTGTCGTTCGTCGATGGGTTCGAGGTGCGGTCCATTCGCGAGAGAATGAGTGAGTTTTGATTTGCATGGATCATACAATTCTATGCAATACTACGTACCAATGGCTCGGATATAACGGTTTTGGATTTTTTGGGCAAGACTGCTCAGTCCATCGTTCGTCGCGTCGACTGCGGGACGACACGCGCCCGGGAAGAGCCCCGAATCGTGACCGACCGCCGGCAACGGTAGTCTGCGGTGACGGCCACCGACCCCTCGGTCGAATCAGTCGTGCGGGTGAAACCGTTTTATCGCCCGCTCGACTGCGTCGACCTGCCCGATGAACGTCACCCGGTCGCCCTCGCTCAATCGGTGGTCGCCGGTGGGGACTTCTCGCGTGCCGTCTTCGTGGGTGAGGAGGCCGACGATACATCCGTCCGGAATTTCGGCGTTGACGGTCGCGATCGACTCGCCGACGAGATCGGAGGCGGTGACCTCGATCTCCTGAACGTCACCGGTGCGTCCGAGTTCGTTCATCCACGCCGACAGCGACGGCCGTTCGAGGACGTTCTCTAACGACCAGGCGGTCGCCATCGAGAGGTCGATCGCCCGCACGCCGAGCGATTCGAACGCGTCTACGTTTTCGGGTTCGTTGACCCTGGAGGCGACCGTCGACACGTCGAACGACGTCTGTGCGAGTTGAGAGACGAGCAGGTTGACGTCGTCATCCGGCGTGGTCGCGACCACGGCCTTCGCGTCGGCGGCGCCGACGCGTGCTAAGACGTCCGCCGACGTGCCATCGCCTTCGATGGCCCTAATTCCTCGGTTGCGTGCCGTTTCGACCGCGTCGGGATCGAGATCCACGACGAGGACGTTCTCTCCATCCTGTTCGAGTCGTTCGGCGAGTGACAGCCCGACCCGTCCCGCGCCTACGAGTATAGTTCTCATTGGTGATACGTCTAAGTGATCTGCAATCTGTCTCGCCAGCCCGGCCTGAAGGACGACGGTGATGAAGATGATCAGAAACACCGTTCCGGCGAGTAACTGGGCTTCCTGGGGTCGACCGAGCGCTTCCAGCTCGACGGCGAACAGCGTCGCGACGCTCGCTGGAATGATCCCACGCGGGCCGACGGCGCTGAGAAACAGCCGTTCGTTCGTCGTGAACCGCTCGTGGGTCGTCGCGATGTAGACGACGAAGGGACGCAACACGACGGTGACCGAGATCACGACGGCGAGGCCGGCCAGGCCGAGCAGTTGAATGTCCTCGAAGTCGATCAGCGCGGCGAGCGCCACGAAGACGAACGAAAGGACGACGACCGAGAGGTCGTCCAAGAAGTCGATGACCTCCTCGTGGTGGGGGAGATCGACGTTTCCGAGTGCGAAACCGGCCATCGCGGCCGCGGCGATGCCCGTTTCGCTCGCCGCCGCCTCCGCACCGGCGTAGGCGGCAACGACCCCAGCGAGGACGATCAATCGCGCGTGAAGCGGACCGGTCCCGGGCGCGAGATTGCTCCGCGTCAGGACGAACCAGACGATCGCCGCCACGAGAGCACCGATTCCGAGGCCGACGGCGAGTCGAACGGCGAATTCGAACGCGAGCATCGGCCACCATCCGTTGGCCGCGACGAGCACCTCGAAGACGACCACGACCAGGATAGCTGCGGTGACGTCGTTGATAACTCCCTCACCCTCAAGGACGGCCGCGACGTGGTCCCGGACGGTTACGACCTGGAGGATCGGTCCGATCACCGTGGGACCGGTGGCGATGAGCAACGCACCGACGAGTAATCCGACCTCGGGTGTCGTATCGAGGAAGACGACGACGGCGAGTGCCGTTCCGAGCCAGGTCAGCGCCGCTCCAATCGTGACGAACCTGACCATCGCTCTGGGACTCTCTTTGAGTTTATCGACGTGTAAGTGGTAGCCGCCTTCGAAGAGGATTATCGCGACGCTGACGCCGACCATCACGGGTAGCCCGTCACCGAACGTTTCTTTCGAGACGAGGCCGAGGATTTCGGGACCGATCGCGATACCGGCGACGATCAGGAACAGCACGCTAGGTATTCGAAGCCGATCGGCGAGAACGCGAGAGAGTACGCCGAGGCCGAGTACAACGGCGACGATGACGACGAGTTCCATCGATTCAGCCCGACCCCGTCGGTTGCGGTTCGGTGGAGCGTATCGTCACTTCGTATCCAATCACGTGTCGGCCACGTTCTCGCGTCGAATATCTCACTGCTGCTGGTGACGAACGCCCGCGAATGAGAGTGGACGGCGCCATCAGTCTGTCTGTTCAGAGACACCTTCCGGCGTCATATCAGTTCGGTTCGTTCGCACGGTCGTGAACACCTGATAGAGGATGATCGAGGCGACGGCGAACGACGATCCGACCAGCAACACCACGCTCAGGACGTCTAATATCCCGAATCCGAGCCAGTTGGCCACCTCGCTCACGCCGATGCCAGCGCTTGCCAGAAGCATCATGATCCCGAAGTAGACGATCACGTCGTCTTCTTCGACCACCGTCGTCGCCCCCGATCCGATTCGAGCACCGAGTGCGCTCCCGACCAGCAACAGCGAGACGACCACGAGGTCGACGCTCCCCGACATGCCGTAGGTGAACGCCCCATACGCACCGGAGAAGAGGCCGGCAAAGAGGCTCGTTCCGACGGCAACCGTCAACGGCGTCCCGATGAGGTAGTAGATCATCGGCATCCGCATGAATCCGCCGCCGACACCGATCAGTCCAGATATCATGCCGACGACGCCGCCGGCTCCCGAAACCGTCCATAGAGAGGTTCGGCCACCAGAGACCAGCGAAATCATCGGTGGAATGGTGTACGACTGGATCGTCTGGCCGACAGCGGGAATGTCGTCGACGTCCTCGTCGACGTTCCCGTCTTCATCCTCGTCCTCACCCGCGAGGGCGCGACGGAGAAACAGGACACCGATCCCGGCGAGCAGCACCACGTACGCGATCCCGGTTACGAGGTCGGCAACGCCGATCTCTTCGAGGCCGAATACGAGGATGCTCCCAATTTCGATTCCGACCGACAAGACGACGAACAGGATGGCACCGAGTTTGTAGTCCACCTGTCCGATGTCGTAGTGTTTCATCACGGCGATGACCGACGTCCCGAAGTAGAAGGCCAACCCGCTTCCGATGGCAACGGAGGCCGGATAGCCCAGAATCAGGAGGGTAGGGGTGACGAGGAACGAGCCACCCATCCCGAAAAAGCCGAACAGGACGCCGACCATAAAGCCGAAGCTCACGAACAGGAGTACCAGCGGTAGTGCGAGACCTAGTATCTCCATCGATTACCGTTCCTCTATCGTTTTCAGTAGTGGTTGTGCGATGACGCGTTCTACCACCGCGTATCCGAGGTAAAGGGCGACTGCCAGGACAAGGATCAGCCCGACGACGAGGCCACCCTGTAGGAGCCACGGTAGCGCGAGTGTCTCGATCATTTGTACCGATTCACCCGGTCGATCAGTTGTGTACAGCTCATGGTTTTCTACTCATCTTCCCATACCCGGAGAGATGGTATAACGCTTTTGGGATTGGCGCACAATATTACTGCTGAGTATGTAACGAGTATCCGACGAAAATATCTCCATACGTTATTCGGATATGGCGGGTGCGGTTCGCTCCGATGGAGCGGCGAGTGGTCCGCCGACTCGATCGGAAACGTGACCAGCAACTTCTGTCCGTTAGTCCTAAGGCGACGAACCAGGGTGTCCCCGGTATTGGTCGGGCCAAACAATATTATACCGCTGGAGCGTACTCCCACCTATGAAGGCAGTCTGTGCAACCGATCTCTCAGCAGCGAGCGAGGCAACGATTCAGAACGAGACGTGTCTCGAATGTCTCGGACGCATCGGCGTCGAGAAGATGCACCTCGTGACCGTCGTTCCCGCGAACGTCCACGCGGGCATGCCCGGGATGGACTTCGAGGGCCGGCGAAAACGTGCGCTCAAACGATATCGTCGCGTCATCGAGGACGCCGGGTTCGACGTCGAGACCCACGTCGTCCGCGGAACGCCCCATCGGCGCATCAACGGCATCGCCGAGACCGTCGGCGCGGACCTCACGCTCGTCGGCTCTCGGGGAAAGAGTCCGCTCGAAAATCGGGTTATCGGTTCGACCGCGCGTAATCTCGCGCGAACGAGCGAGCGTCCGCTGCTCGTAAACCGGATCGAACGCGGGGTCGACGACCCCGAAGTGATGTACGAACACCTGTTCCGACGAATACTGTACGCGACCGACTTCTCCGCGAACGCGGAGGACGCGTTCGAGGCGTTCTCGTTCCTCCGTAACGCCACCCAGAAGGCGACGCTCGTCCACGTTCGAACCCCGAAAGATCCCGAACTGCCGGACGAGATCGATCCCGAAGCGAAACTCGCCGAACTCGCCGGCCAGCTCGAAGAGTGGGGGATCGAAACGGAGACCGACGTCAGGGACGGTGATCCGGCCGACGAAATTCTCGCCGCGGAGGCCGAGTACGATCCAACGACCATTCTCGTCGGTTCGCGCGGCCACAGTCGGCTCCGCCGACTTCTACTCGGCAGCGTTTCAGAGGAGATCGTCGCGAGAGCCGACGGGAACGTTCTCCTGGTGCCGCCAGGCGCCCACTCACGGTGACGATGGACGCCACGACGTAGGAGTGAAACTGTATTGTACTTTGAGTGCACAACTGTTATGTAGGCCTCGGCCGTACGAACTCGGTATGAGCGACGCTATCGACGACGAACGAGAACGGATCAGAGAACAGAAACTGGCAGATCTGAAGGCACAACTCGAGGGCGGATCGCGTCCACCTGCTTCGGATACGTCGAACGAGGAGTCCCCGTCGAATCCGATCGAAATCGACGGGCCAGACCACCTCCAGTCGGTCGTCTCCGAGCATCCAGTCGTCCTCGTCGACTGTTACGCAGACTGGTGTGGCCCCTGCCAGATGCTCGAACCGACGATCGACGCGATCGCGTCGGAGACGAACGCGACCGTCGCGAAGGTCGACATCGACGCGAACCAGCGCCTGGCTCAGCAACTCGGCGTCCGCGGCGTCCCGACGTTGGTCCTCTACGCGAACGGTGGGCCGAAAGAACGCCTGAGCGGCGTGCAAGATCGAGCGACGCTCGAAACGCTGATCGAACGCTACAGCTAACGAGGGCGGCTCACCGATCCAACGTACCGCGTAGATCGATCTGGACGTCGATACTGGCGGTGGTTTCAGAAATGGACTGTGGGACCTGGCGGTGAATTCAGCGACGTACTTCGTAACGCTCCTACCCTACCGTTCAGTTCACGGTCTGACGTATCCGACGATCCGCATCAGACGAGGGGGTCTGCTCCTCGAAGGTGATTTCGAACCGAGCCCCGCCGGTCGCACTGTCCGTCACGGAAATCTCCCAGCCGTGGGCGCGCACAATTTCGCCGACTATTGCGAGGCCGAATCCTGTTCCATCCGTTTCCGTCGTAAAGCCGGACTCGAAGACCTGGTCTCGGCTTTCACGCGGGATTCCGGGTCCGTCGTCGGCGACGAAAACGCCCGCCGCCTCCTCCAGCGGGCCAACTCGAACGATGACGTCTTCACCGCCGTGTTCGATGGCGTTTCGAAAGAGATTTTCGAGCAATTGTTGGAACCGATCCGGATCGGCAGTGAACGTACACTCGCCGTCAGTTTCCAGTGACGCCTCAGGCGTATCGGTCATCTTCCACGCCTGATGGCTCAGCGATCGAAGCGAGACGCCCTCCGTATCCGTGATCGATTGGCCCTGTCGAGCGAGCGTCAACAGGTCGTCGATCAACGTTTCCATCCGGTCTAGCGAATCAACAATCGCGTCGACGTGTTCAGGTTCGGCGTCCTCTCCGGCCATCTCCACGTACCCCTGGGCGACGGAGAGGGGATTCCTGAGATCGTGTGATACCATGCTCGCAAATCGCTCCAGACGCTCGTTCTGGCGCTCCAGTTGCCGACGATAGTGCTCCCTGTCAGTCACATCAGTGATAGAGATGAACTGACCGAGATCGACCTGGCCGGCTTCGAATCGGGTCGACGTTACCTGATACGTCCGGCTGGTACCCGTAGCGGGTTCATCACGTTCGAACACCGAAGGATCTTCGGTCATCGCCTCGGCGACGTCCGGGAGCACCGTCGCGAGCGGTCGACCCAGCGACTCGACGGAAAGTCCACCAGCGAACAGGTCTCTGGCTCCTCGGTTGTAATCGCGAATACACCCAGCTTGGTCGAGAGCCAGGACGGGTTCGTCTCGTTGACCCGAAAGCCGGATCAATCGAAACTCCTCGAGATATATCGTGAGGACGCCGACGGCGAATATGGCGACGCCGATCGGGGAGTACGTCGTCTCGAGGAGATTCGTGCTACCGGTCGCCCCGATATCCAGCAAAACGGGGAGTCCGGTGACGCCGACGAGTGCGAACAGCGGCGTCGTATTAGCCGAAACCTGGATAAAGCGTTCGACGAGCATGAAGATCCCGATAAACGCGAGGGCGTAGGCGAGACCCATCGTCACCCAGTGCAGTGGCTCGTGATGGATCATCAAGTGAGGGAACGGTTCGATCGCTGGTTCCGGCACGTAGTACAACCCGTGAAACGAATTCGTCACTTTGATCGCCGAAATAAGCAAGAACGTCACCACTGCTCCGACCCGAATTCGGGCGTTTCGGTGGAGTGAACGACCCGTATACGCAGAGCAGAAATAGAGCCACGGGCCGACGGCGGCGATACCCACGATCAACCCGACGACGTAAAACAGGTGCTGGAGTGACTGCCCGGACGCGGCCAGATAGCCGACGTGTGAAACGGACCACGCACCGGTTAATCTGAGTAACCACTGTAACCCCACCCGCGTCTCGTCGTGGTCGATACTCGAGGTCCGAGAGAACACGGCAATGCAAACGATCGCACTCGCTCCGAACGCAGCCACGTAACCCAGGTGGAGCAAGGTCGGATCACTCACAGGTAACGACCCTCACGGATACCTAACAGAACACCCATTCTGGTACTTCAGGATGGGTGCGATGGTCGTAAATCCACCGGCCACCCTGCAATTTCAGCGCTGCAGCTATCGTCGACCCGTCTTCCCGGACGCTACATCAGCTCTATAATCAGATTCTCGACACAGGGACGTTCCTGTCGAGAAGATGTTGATCACGTACGACCAATCTTCCGTTGGCCACGAAATCACTCGGTTGTCCACTCTTTTGGGGCCGGCCGTCCACGTTCGTCCGACGAGTATCACTGGCCGTCAGAGGCGAGCATCGTTCGATAGAAATCATGGAGGTGACACCGTGAGAGTTGAAGCCGCTGATGACACTCCCGGGAGGCTACTAACAGCTTTACTACGGTGGAAAAGTTAGCACCAACGATAGTCGAACACCATCACCACGTTGGCGGATTGTAGGTGTCGAGGCGTGTCAGGTCGTGTATAGACGGAGTCAGCGGTGAATCAAATGCGTCCGAATAATGAGAACGGTGGACGAATTGTTGGCCTCCTGCTCGTCATCTTTCTGGTGGCAGTAGGAACGCTGCTACTCCCGATCGCCGTCACCGCCATATTAGTGAGTATGCTGCCGATAGTACACCCCGGTGGCATCGTCGTCTTCGTCGTCACCTCGATTCTCGCTTTTTCAGCCATACTCGTCATCCTCTACATCGGAATCTGGGACCAACTGTCCGGCACGGGAGTCGAGGGGCCGTTACTCGCTGGAATGCTGGCACTGTATCTCGCCTGGGGAATTATCCTCGGCGGACTGGCGGCCACGGAGCTGTGGTATCTGGCGATTCTCGACATAGCCACCGCCACGCTAGACTCACCTCTCTGGATGGCAGTACTGGTTCTGTTCGCCCTCTGGGTCGGGATATTCGGACGCGCCGTGATACAATTCGTCGGTGAGGAGGCCGCAACCGATGCGACGATCATTTCGCTCGTTGATTCCCCCCGGGAACGCGTCGCGGTTGCGATCGGTGCTGCGTTGCTTTCGGGCTTCGCGCTCGGGTTGTTCGTCTTCGCCGCCGCGGATTCTCTCGGACCACAGGTAGAAACTGTGGTATCGATCCCGGCATGGCTGCAGATTCTGGTCATACTGGTACTGGCCATCGTCGTCTTCTGGCTGGGAACGACGCTAGCGCGTGCAACCGCTCGATTGCTCGAATCACCCGAACGAGACGGCGACGATGGTTCGAGGACTGACGATTCGTGGGTTACGTTCAGCGTCTTTCGCTGGGGCGACGGCACCGTTCGGCTCACCTCCGACGCACTCCCCTCTGGGCCGAGATCCGAAACGGCAGATCCGCCAGACGAATCACCACCGACGCGCCTGACCGGACCACCCGGCTCTGGCGCTGGTTGGCCCTCGCTCGTCGTCGGTGGAGGCATCGGAATCGCGTTCATCGCGGGGAGTATCCGACTCTTCGAGGCGGTCGGACCGACAACCGTCGGTCAGTGGATGGTGCTATTGCTGGCAATCGGCGCCCTCGCAGCCGTTCTCTCCTGGCTTTACGGCGTTCTCGACCGACAGCGGCTACGAGTAGTGTCACGCAGACGACTGCGCGACCACGTCGCCATCGGATTCGTCGTAGCCGCGT
This region includes:
- a CDS encoding ATP-binding protein, with amino-acid sequence MSDPTLLHLGYVAAFGASAIVCIAVFSRTSSIDHDETRVGLQWLLRLTGAWSVSHVGYLAASGQSLQHLFYVVGLIVGIAAVGPWLYFCSAYTGRSLHRNARIRVGAVVTFLLISAIKVTNSFHGLYYVPEPAIEPFPHLMIHHEPLHWVTMGLAYALAFIGIFMLVERFIQVSANTTPLFALVGVTGLPVLLDIGATGSTNLLETTYSPIGVAIFAVGVLTIYLEEFRLIRLSGQRDEPVLALDQAGCIRDYNRGARDLFAGGLSVESLGRPLATVLPDVAEAMTEDPSVFERDEPATGTSRTYQVTSTRFEAGQVDLGQFISITDVTDREHYRRQLERQNERLERFASMVSHDLRNPLSVAQGYVEMAGEDAEPEHVDAIVDSLDRMETLIDDLLTLARQGQSITDTEGVSLRSLSHQAWKMTDTPEASLETDGECTFTADPDRFQQLLENLFRNAIEHGGEDVIVRVGPLEEAAGVFVADDGPGIPRESRDQVFESGFTTETDGTGFGLAIVGEIVRAHGWEISVTDSATGGARFEITFEEQTPSSDADRRIRQTVN
- a CDS encoding thioredoxin family protein translates to MSDAIDDERERIREQKLADLKAQLEGGSRPPASDTSNEESPSNPIEIDGPDHLQSVVSEHPVVLVDCYADWCGPCQMLEPTIDAIASETNATVAKVDIDANQRLAQQLGVRGVPTLVLYANGGPKERLSGVQDRATLETLIERYS
- a CDS encoding cation:proton antiporter produces the protein MELVVIVAVVLGLGVLSRVLADRLRIPSVLFLIVAGIAIGPEILGLVSKETFGDGLPVMVGVSVAIILFEGGYHLHVDKLKESPRAMVRFVTIGAALTWLGTALAVVVFLDTTPEVGLLVGALLIATGPTVIGPILQVVTVRDHVAAVLEGEGVINDVTAAILVVVVFEVLVAANGWWPMLAFEFAVRLAVGLGIGALVAAIVWFVLTRSNLAPGTGPLHARLIVLAGVVAAYAGAEAAASETGIAAAAMAGFALGNVDLPHHEEVIDFLDDLSVVVLSFVFVALAALIDFEDIQLLGLAGLAVVISVTVVLRPFVVYIATTHERFTTNERLFLSAVGPRGIIPASVATLFAVELEALGRPQEAQLLAGTVFLIIFITVVLQAGLARQIADHLDVSPMRTILVGAGRVGLSLAERLEQDGENVLVVDLDPDAVETARNRGIRAIEGDGTSADVLARVGAADAKAVVATTPDDDVNLLVSQLAQTSFDVSTVASRVNEPENVDAFESLGVRAIDLSMATAWSLENVLERPSLSAWMNELGRTGDVQEIEVTASDLVGESIATVNAEIPDGCIVGLLTHEDGTREVPTGDHRLSEGDRVTFIGQVDAVERAIKRFHPHD
- a CDS encoding DUF7512 family protein; translated protein: MIETLALPWLLQGGLVVGLILVLAVALYLGYAVVERVIAQPLLKTIEER
- a CDS encoding sulfite exporter TauE/SafE family protein, whose amino-acid sequence is MEILGLALPLVLLFVSFGFMVGVLFGFFGMGGSFLVTPTLLILGYPASVAIGSGLAFYFGTSVIAVMKHYDIGQVDYKLGAILFVVLSVGIEIGSILVFGLEEIGVADLVTGIAYVVLLAGIGVLFLRRALAGEDEDEDGNVDEDVDDIPAVGQTIQSYTIPPMISLVSGGRTSLWTVSGAGGVVGMISGLIGVGGGFMRMPMIYYLIGTPLTVAVGTSLFAGLFSGAYGAFTYGMSGSVDLVVVSLLLVGSALGARIGSGATTVVEEDDVIVYFGIMMLLASAGIGVSEVANWLGFGILDVLSVVLLVGSSFAVASIILYQVFTTVRTNRTDMTPEGVSEQTD
- a CDS encoding universal stress protein; protein product: MKAVCATDLSAASEATIQNETCLECLGRIGVEKMHLVTVVPANVHAGMPGMDFEGRRKRALKRYRRVIEDAGFDVETHVVRGTPHRRINGIAETVGADLTLVGSRGKSPLENRVIGSTARNLARTSERPLLVNRIERGVDDPEVMYEHLFRRILYATDFSANAEDAFEAFSFLRNATQKATLVHVRTPKDPELPDEIDPEAKLAELAGQLEEWGIETETDVRDGDPADEILAAEAEYDPTTILVGSRGHSRLRRLLLGSVSEEIVARADGNVLLVPPGAHSR